A part of Haloarchaeobius sp. HME9146 genomic DNA contains:
- a CDS encoding helix-turn-helix domain-containing protein, whose amino-acid sequence MADLLPSTPDTSAADDAEPRVIGLDSDDADDLIGALSSSTARQLLTALHDEPATPSKLADAVDTSLQNTQYHLEKLEDADIIEVVDTAYSAKGREMKVYAPSNQPLVVFAGGTKESTGLKTALSRLLGAFGLLALGAVAVQEFLGDGLANFFGGESAPTGAPAPGPSTQPVAGNANNTTGTTTTAVETTTQAAGAAADTAAAAVSPGLAFFLGGAIVLAAGFAYWYTENQ is encoded by the coding sequence ATGGCCGACCTGTTGCCCTCCACTCCGGACACGTCGGCGGCTGACGACGCAGAACCACGTGTCATCGGCCTCGACAGTGACGACGCCGACGACCTCATCGGGGCGTTGTCCTCCTCGACCGCCCGCCAACTACTGACGGCCCTCCACGACGAGCCTGCGACCCCGTCGAAGCTCGCCGACGCCGTCGACACCTCGCTCCAGAACACACAGTACCACCTGGAGAAGCTCGAAGACGCGGACATCATCGAGGTCGTCGATACGGCCTACTCCGCGAAGGGGCGCGAGATGAAGGTGTACGCCCCCTCGAACCAGCCACTGGTCGTCTTCGCTGGTGGCACAAAGGAGTCGACCGGGCTGAAGACCGCCCTCTCGCGCCTGCTCGGTGCGTTCGGACTGCTCGCACTCGGTGCCGTCGCCGTACAGGAGTTCCTCGGCGACGGTCTCGCCAACTTCTTCGGTGGCGAGAGCGCCCCCACCGGGGCACCCGCACCGGGCCCGAGCACGCAGCCGGTCGCCGGCAACGCGAACAACACGACCGGGACGACGACGACCGCCGTCGAGACGACCACACAGGCCGCCGGTGCCGCCGCGGACACCGCCGCAGCCGCCGTCTCACCGGGCCTCGCGTTCTTCCTCGGCGGGGCCATCGTCCTCGCCGCCGGGTTCGCCTACTGGTACACCGAGAACCAGTAA